The genomic stretch GGTGGCGCTCGATCATCCGGACCATCGGGCACGGCGGGCGGCGATGAACCCGACCTTCCACCGTCGGGCGGTCACCGCGGCGTTCGCCGACCGGTTCGGTCGCATCGTCCGCGCTCATCTGCCGACCGGCGATTTCGACGCGGGTCGGTGGTCGTCGACGGTGGTGCGGTCGATGCTGACGGCGGCCTTCTTCGGCGACCGGATGCCGCCCGACGAGCTCGCGTCGTTCGTCGCGCCCCTGGATCAACCGATGCCGGGGCCGCTGCTGCGACGCCCGGTCCGCATCAGCCGGATGAACGCCGCGCTGCGCCAGGTGTTCCAGGCTCCGCAGCCGGGCACGCTGGCCGAGCTGTTCGCCGAGCTGCCCGACGGGGTCGAGGAGGCCCGGGTCGCGGTGGCCGCGGCCTACGACACCACCGCGCACAGCTTGGCTTTCGCGTTGTGGGAGCTTGCGGACCGGCCGGATCTCAACGACCCGGCCCGGACCGCGGCGGTGGTCAAGGAGGCGCTGCGGCTCTATCCGTCCGGGTGGATCGGCAGCCGGGTCGCCGCGACCGACACCGAGGTCGACGGCCTGCTGGTGCCGGCCGGCCGCATGGTGCTCTACAGCCCGTATCTGACGCATCGTGACCCTGACCTGTGGCCGGATCCGGAGGCGTTCCGACCGGAGCGCTTCGACGGCCCCCAGCCGGCCTGGGGCTATCTGCCTTTCGCGGCCGGCGAGCGGACGTGTCTGGGCGCCGGCCTGGCCACGCTGATGTTGCGGACCGCGGTCGCCGGTTTCGCCGACGCCGACCTCGAGCGGGTGTCCGGCACGGGCAAGGTCCGCGGCGGTCTCACCCTCGCACCGGCCGGGCCGTTGCGGCTGCGTCGCCGCCGACGTTTCGGGTGAGTCGGTCCGGGCCCCGCTCGCGGCCGTCGACCGACTCCAGGATGCCCGTTATGTCGGCGTCATCCGGTATGAGTAAGGTGCAAGTGGGTTCAAGTGCGCAGCCCGTTCGGTGGTGACTGTCCGTCGATCTCTCGACGAGGCCACCCAGGGAGGCACCCACCATGGATGACTGTGTGAGCGGCGTCATGGCCGAAGGCTTCCGCACCCTGGGCGACCGACTGTTCCACACCCACGATGTCGCCCAGGCGCTCACCGACGTCGCCCGGCTCGCGCAATGGTCGATACCCCGATGCGACTGGGCCGGCCTGACCCAGAACACCGGACGTCAGTGCGATCGGTTCACCACCATCGCGGCGACCGACCCGGTCGTCCGCGTGGCCGACGACCTGCAGTACCACCTCGCGCAGGGCCCCGCCGTCGCGGCGATGCGCGCCGACGGGCTGTTCCGGGCCGACGATCTGCGCCAGTCGAACGAGTGGCCCGAGTTCGGAGCTCGGGTCACCGCCGACACCCCCATCCGGTCGGCCCTGTCCCTGACCGTGCACGTGCCGACGCACCGCGCCGCCCTGAACCTCTACAGCGCCTCCGTCGGCGCCTTCACGACCGACAGTGTCGACGTGGCAACGATGTTCGCCGCCCACGCCGAAGTCATGCTGATGCTGGTCCGACAGACCGACAAGGTCGTCAACCTCGATCGGGCACTGACCACGAGCCGGCTCGTGGGGCACGCCGTCGGGATCCTGATGTACGCGTACCGCATCGACGCCGACGCGGCGTTCGATCGCCTGCGGGTCGTGAGTTCGAACATGAACCGGAAACTCACCGACGTCGCCGCCGAGCTCGTGGAGACCGGGCTCCTGCCGACCTGGCGACCGGCCAGACCCTCATCGCCGCCGCGCGGCCTCGACCCGCCGGCCACGGTGGCGACGACCGGCCGACACACCGGCGAGCGCGCGTGAGGGTTTCCCCGCTCGCCCGATGTGAACCATATGTCCGGGTGGTCATCGTCACCCGCCCTTGCAAGCAAGTTAGCTGGAATCGCAGCTAACCTGCTAATAGCTCCGCAATCCCCGGAGTAGGTCGCCCCGCAGTCCGCGCCAGCACCCGAAAGCCCTACCCGGCCAGCTCTCCCCGTCCTGGCCGCGGTAGCGCCCAGGGCTGTCGCTCGTGCGGCGACCATCGTTCCCCGAGCATCAGGAGTCGTCATGACCAGCGCCACCGAGATGTACACCGCCGCTGCGGACCAGGGCAAGAGCGCCGTCGAGAGCACCGTCGGTGCCTGGCGGCAGGGCACCCATCAGCTCGCCGAGCAGGCCGGCCAGTTCACCGGCCAGCTGCCGAAGATGGACTTCAACGAGCCCGTCCAGCGCTACTTCGAGTTCGTGCAGAAGACCGTCGATGTCCAGCGCGAGCTGGCCTTCCGCTGGGCCGACCTGGTCGGCCAGCTGACCAGCGCCATGGTCGAGCAGGCCGAGTCGGCCCGCAGCCTCATGGTCGAGCAGGCCGATCGGGCGGCTGACCTGGCCACCGAGCAGGCCGGCCAGCTGCGCGAGGTCGCCCACGAGCAGGCCGATGTCGTCGAGGAGCAGAAGGCCGAGGCCGAGAAGGCCGCGCGCAAGGCTGCCCGCGACGAGGAGAAGGCCAACCAGGCCAAGGCCCGCGAGCAGTACGAGGGTCTGACCAAGGCCGAGCTGTCCGAGCACCTGGCCGAGCGCGGCCTGCCCAAGAGCGGCAACGTCGACGAGCTGATCGAGCGCCTCGTCGAGGACGACAACAGCAAGTGACCCGTCGGCGGGTGCGGTGACGGCCGGCTCCGGCCGAACCTCCTGCACCGCCACCGCCTCGCCCACGAGTCCCCATGGGTGTCCGACCGGCCAGCCCGGTCGGACACCCGACACCGAAGACCACGGACCGGCGTCGACACTCCTGTCGACGCCGGTCCGTCGTCTCTGCCCCCTGGAGTCGCCCGTGACCGCCGTCCTGCCCGCCCTTGCCCCGATCAATCCGCCGACGCCGACCGATGGCTGGCCCGAGTTGTTCCTCGACCGACGGGGTTCGGGCCCGGCGCTCGTGCTCCTGCACGGCCTCGGCGAATCCAGCGTCGGCTGGCATCCGGTGATGGACCGACTGGCCGAGCACTTCGACGTCCTCGCCTTCGACCTCCCCGGGTTCGGGCAGTCGCCCGCCCTGCCCGCCGATCGCCAGCCCACTTCGGCGAACCTGGCCGCGGCCGTCGGGGCCGAGCTGCGGCGGCACGGGATCGCATCGGCCGCCGTGGCCGGCTACTCGCTGGGAGCCCGGGTCGCCCTGCAGCTCGCCGCCTCCCCGTCGGTGTCGGCCGTGGTCGCGATCGGACCGGACGGTCTCGGCACGCCCTGGGAGCGCTGGCAGGGCTACTGGTACCTGTCCGCGGCCCGGATGATGGCCGCCGGCCTGGCCCCGCTCGCCCCGTGGTTGAGCCAGAGCCCCGCCGGCCGGGCGGTCTTCTTCACCGGGAACCGCAGTCTGCCCTGGCAGCTGGGTTCCGCCGACGCCCGGGAGCTTCTGGAGGGGTACGCCGACTCCGCGAGCTTCGACGCCACCAACCGGGCCGGCGCCCTCGACGTCGCCCGCCACCTGCCGTCGATCCGGCAACCGGTGCTGATCCTGCAGGGCACGAACGACCCCATGACACCGCAGGTGCTGCGGTACCTGGGGGTGCTGCCCAACGTGCGGTGGCGTTGGCTGGCCGGGGCGCATCACGTGCCCATCTCGGACGACCCGGGGGCCGTGGTCGCCGCGATGCGGGAGTTCCTGGCCACGGCGGACGCTCCGTCGGCCGCCGAATGAGCGGAGCAGCGCGGACTTTCCGTCCGATCCGCTGATCTTCCTCCTTCTGCGATGTTTACGTCAGCGGTCTGGCCGGGAATGGGGCAGGTGGGTACATACGACTGCCCGGGCGGTCTCGGTACCAAGGTCTCGGCCGCTCCAGCAGACGGGCGGCCGAGACCGCTCCGTCCGGTTCCGGGGACGAGAGCGGCTCAGTCGGTCGGGGACGGCCGCGGGGCACGTCGGTCCGACGGCAGTTGCCCGGTGTCGCACAGCTGCTCGCACACCGCGCGCAGCCGGGTGTTGGTGTGGCTGGACGTCTGCACCAGCAGGGCGAACGCGGCGTCCGGGGCCAGGTGGAACCGTTCCATCAGGATGCCCTTGGCCTGCCCGATCAGGTCGCGGCTCTCCAGGGCGGTGGCCATCTGGCCGGATGTCGCCGCACCGGACAGGGCCAGCGCGGCGTGCGCGGCGAAAATCCTGGCCAGCACGGCACTGTCCTCCGCCGAGTCACCGAAGTCGGAGGCGCCGCCGAGGAGCACGAGGACGCCGAAGCTGCGGCCGTTGACCTCCATCGGAGTGCACAGCACCGACTGGACCCCGGCGGACGCCGCGGCGGCGGCCACTGCGGGCCAGCGGCCATCGGACCCGAGATCGTTGACCACGACCTGCTTCTGATCGCGCAGGGCCTGGAGACCCGGCCCGTCGGACAGCTCGTTCTGCGCATCCATCACCGCGCGCGCGACCTCATTGCCGACCATGACGGGTGCCCCCAGCCGGCCCTGCGCGTCGAGGGTCTCGACCGCCGCCGCCACCACCCCGGGAATGATCGCGATCGCTCCGGTGACGATCTGTTCCACCAGCGATCGCCGGTTCGGGTCCCGCAGATCAGCGTAGGCCAGAGCGAGGTCGGCCACCAGCTCCGCGAAGCCCGGCGGTTCGGGCGGGAGCCCGTTGTCCGTCACCACATCGGCCTCCTACGGACTCGATGACTGCCCGATCAGCGTACGCGAGGGCGAACACCTGTCCGGGTCGACCGGGTCCCCTGGCCAGCGTGATCACCACCCGGTCGATGGACCACTTCGGTTCCGGGCGCCCCTGGGTGAACCGCAGCGAAGACTCCCGGCGGAGCCGGGATGACCGCCCGGGTGATCGTTCGGCCATCATTCGCCGCCGGCTTGAACCCCTCCGGATCGGCGTCGATCATCGAGTCCATGCAGCCGAAAACAGATCCTGCTGCCCACGAACAGCGCGACATCGCCGAGGTGGCGCGGCGCCTGGCGACCAGGTTCCCGGACGCCCCGCCGGACACCGTGCAGGCCGCCGTCGAACAGGCCCACCGCCGCTTCGACGGCGCCCCGATCCGCGACTTCGTGCCGGTGTTCGTAGAGCGGTCGGCGCGGGACGCCCTCGCCCGCCCCTGACGGGCCGGGGGTCCCCCGGCCGGGGATCGATCGACCGGCGGGCGAACCGGAGGGCCGGCCGGCGAAACGCCCTCTTTGCGTCGTTCCGGGCGCCCCCGGGAACCACTGGTCCGTGGCTGAACCAGGCGTTCATACCGGGCCCGTCCCCGGGGACGGGCCGGCCATCAGCCGCACGTGCGGGCAGCTGTGCGACGAACTGGTCGCCGACGGGGTCGGGGTCAGCGTGGGAGGCGGCGGCCGCACCGGAACCGCGGTCGTGCACGTCAGCGATCCGCTCGGGGCGGCGGTGGAGGAGTTGCAGTTCGTCCTGGGCGAGGGCCCGGCGCTGACCTGCTTCGCGACCGGTCGCCCCGTCCACGTCCCGGATCTCGCCGCGACGGTCGCACTTGGCCGGTGGCCGGGTTTCGTCCCGGAGGCCACCCGCATCGGCGTCGCCGCCCTGCTCTCGGTGCCGCTGTACGTGGCCACCGGGTTCCTCGGCACCGCGACGTTCCACTGGCGACGGCGGGAGGCCCGGGCGCTCACCCGCGCGGCGGCGGCCCTCACCGTGGAGCTCGCCGATCGCATCGTCGTGGCCTACCTGTCCTCGGCCCCGGCGGGCGGCCCTGCGGGCGTGCCGCGGCAACCGTGGGGCGAACACCGGCCCGACGTGCACGTCGCCGCCGGCATGCTGTCGGCGCAGTGGGGGGTGGCTCCCGACCAAGCTCTGTCCCGGTTGTGTGCGACGGCGTTCGTGGAGCAGTCGACGGTCCAGGAAGTGGCCCACGACGTGGTGCAGCGGCGGCGCACGCTGCCCCAGGACCGGGACGGCACGGCCTGCTGACCGCTGGCCCCGGGGGCCGACGTGCGCGACGGTCAGGTGTGCGGAACGCGTTCGGCGACCAGTTCACCGGTCGTCGTGAGCTGCTCGGCGATGTCCCGCAGCTTGCGGTTGGTCCGCTGGGAGGCGCCGACCAGTAGATCGAAGGCCTCGTCCGCGGTGACCCGGAGGCGCTCCATGAGGATGCCCTTGGCCTGGCCGATCGTGTCGCGCGACTCCAGCGCGACCCGCAGATTGTCGTGTTTGGCGACCGTGGCCATGGCGATCGAGGCGTGGATGGACAACGCCGTCGCGGCGGAGGTCGCGCCCCGGTCGAAGGACCGCGGCCGCCGGGAGTGCAGGGTCAGCGTCGCCTGCTGACCACGACCGGCGTCCAGCCGGAGAGCGAGCAACGCACCGCCCGGGGCGCCGGGCCATTCCTGGGCGAGCAGGGCGCGCCAGCGGGACCAGCGCTGGTCGCCCGCCAGATCGGGGACCACGACGATCCCCGTCTCACCGCGGAGCGCGTCGATCGTCGGGCCCTCACCGGTCTGCTGCTGGCAGCTCGCCCAGCGCCGGGCCACGTCGTCCCCCGCGCTCGTGGCGGTGATCCGACCCTTGTCGATCAGCGTGACGCTGACGTGTTCGGCGCCGGCCACGACCAGAGGGGCCACTTTGGGGAGCTCGGCGAGCAGCACGGACAGGTCGTCGGCCAGGGCGAGCCGCCGGGCGACCACCGCAAGGGCGTCGACCGGGCACGGTGGCGAGCTGTGCGCTACCGGCGCACCGCCGAGTCGGGCGGAGGAGGACAGGCTGGTCATGATCGTTTCCTTGCGTGCACCGTCGCGCGGGGCCCCTCTCTTCAGGGCGGGCGCGCGTGGCCGTCCTCCATTCCAGAACACCGGCCACCTGACCGCTAGTCACCGGAGCGCACTCAACCGCACGAAAAGCGAACATCTGCCGCCCGGGCGCCGCCGCGCGCCGCGTGATCACCGGAACCGGCCAACCTGCCGGCGGATTCCGGTCCCGTGCCGCGGTCGCTCGGTACTGTTCCCCCGACAAGGGCCCCCGCCCTCCCCCGACGACGGTCCGGGTGTCCACGGATCGGATCGGCCGAGCGGCCGGGTGGTCTCGTGGACCGGTCGAGGGGGAGACACCAGGCGATGACCACCAAGCGAACGCTCAACCGATGGGCGGCGGCCGCCGGTCTCGCCCTGATCGTGGGGGCTCCGGTGCTCGCGACCACGGCGGCGCAGGCGGCTCCCCCGCCGAGTGCCGGTGCGGCCGCGGGGCCGTTCGCCCGGCCCGCCACCGCTCCGCTCAACCTGCCCGAGCAGATCACCGACCAGTCGGGAGCCCTAGACAGCGGTGAACGCGGCGAGGTGCAGAGCAAGCTCGACCAGTTGGCCCGCGACACCGGCATTTCGCTCTACGTCGT from Nakamurella flava encodes the following:
- a CDS encoding cytochrome P450 — protein: MTAQPAGEPTPPTCPVSGVVRDAPSAAAPAGSGPLARPQGLPLVGHLPRWTSDPLALLQEGAARGRTGGRRAFEIRLWRPVTVGWSPAWNRAVLGDLATFRSRGSLSQISPYLSAGVVALDHPDHRARRAAMNPTFHRRAVTAAFADRFGRIVRAHLPTGDFDAGRWSSTVVRSMLTAAFFGDRMPPDELASFVAPLDQPMPGPLLRRPVRISRMNAALRQVFQAPQPGTLAELFAELPDGVEEARVAVAAAYDTTAHSLAFALWELADRPDLNDPARTAAVVKEALRLYPSGWIGSRVAATDTEVDGLLVPAGRMVLYSPYLTHRDPDLWPDPEAFRPERFDGPQPAWGYLPFAAGERTCLGAGLATLMLRTAVAGFADADLERVSGTGKVRGGLTLAPAGPLRLRRRRRFG
- a CDS encoding GAF and ANTAR domain-containing protein, whose translation is MDDCVSGVMAEGFRTLGDRLFHTHDVAQALTDVARLAQWSIPRCDWAGLTQNTGRQCDRFTTIAATDPVVRVADDLQYHLAQGPAVAAMRADGLFRADDLRQSNEWPEFGARVTADTPIRSALSLTVHVPTHRAALNLYSASVGAFTTDSVDVATMFAAHAEVMLMLVRQTDKVVNLDRALTTSRLVGHAVGILMYAYRIDADAAFDRLRVVSSNMNRKLTDVAAELVETGLLPTWRPARPSSPPRGLDPPATVATTGRHTGERA
- a CDS encoding SAP domain-containing protein codes for the protein MTSATEMYTAAADQGKSAVESTVGAWRQGTHQLAEQAGQFTGQLPKMDFNEPVQRYFEFVQKTVDVQRELAFRWADLVGQLTSAMVEQAESARSLMVEQADRAADLATEQAGQLREVAHEQADVVEEQKAEAEKAARKAARDEEKANQAKAREQYEGLTKAELSEHLAERGLPKSGNVDELIERLVEDDNSK
- a CDS encoding alpha/beta fold hydrolase gives rise to the protein MTAVLPALAPINPPTPTDGWPELFLDRRGSGPALVLLHGLGESSVGWHPVMDRLAEHFDVLAFDLPGFGQSPALPADRQPTSANLAAAVGAELRRHGIASAAVAGYSLGARVALQLAASPSVSAVVAIGPDGLGTPWERWQGYWYLSAARMMAAGLAPLAPWLSQSPAGRAVFFTGNRSLPWQLGSADARELLEGYADSASFDATNRAGALDVARHLPSIRQPVLILQGTNDPMTPQVLRYLGVLPNVRWRWLAGAHHVPISDDPGAVVAAMREFLATADAPSAAE
- a CDS encoding GAF and ANTAR domain-containing protein translates to MTDNGLPPEPPGFAELVADLALAYADLRDPNRRSLVEQIVTGAIAIIPGVVAAAVETLDAQGRLGAPVMVGNEVARAVMDAQNELSDGPGLQALRDQKQVVVNDLGSDGRWPAVAAAAASAGVQSVLCTPMEVNGRSFGVLVLLGGASDFGDSAEDSAVLARIFAAHAALALSGAATSGQMATALESRDLIGQAKGILMERFHLAPDAAFALLVQTSSHTNTRLRAVCEQLCDTGQLPSDRRAPRPSPTD
- a CDS encoding three-helix bundle dimerization domain-containing protein; the protein is MTARVIVRPSFAAGLNPSGSASIIESMQPKTDPAAHEQRDIAEVARRLATRFPDAPPDTVQAAVEQAHRRFDGAPIRDFVPVFVERSARDALARP
- a CDS encoding GAF and ANTAR domain-containing protein, giving the protein MAEPGVHTGPVPGDGPAISRTCGQLCDELVADGVGVSVGGGGRTGTAVVHVSDPLGAAVEELQFVLGEGPALTCFATGRPVHVPDLAATVALGRWPGFVPEATRIGVAALLSVPLYVATGFLGTATFHWRRREARALTRAAAALTVELADRIVVAYLSSAPAGGPAGVPRQPWGEHRPDVHVAAGMLSAQWGVAPDQALSRLCATAFVEQSTVQEVAHDVVQRRRTLPQDRDGTAC
- a CDS encoding ANTAR domain-containing protein, which gives rise to MTSLSSSARLGGAPVAHSSPPCPVDALAVVARRLALADDLSVLLAELPKVAPLVVAGAEHVSVTLIDKGRITATSAGDDVARRWASCQQQTGEGPTIDALRGETGIVVVPDLAGDQRWSRWRALLAQEWPGAPGGALLALRLDAGRGQQATLTLHSRRPRSFDRGATSAATALSIHASIAMATVAKHDNLRVALESRDTIGQAKGILMERLRVTADEAFDLLVGASQRTNRKLRDIAEQLTTTGELVAERVPHT